The nucleotide window CTGAGGCGCACGCGCGGCCGTGCCGACACGGccacgagcagcaccaccaccctcgcgTGCACCACGCACCAACGCGCGCGCAGCCTGCgcaggagaagggagagagacgagggagggacggcgcccctgcagctgccgcgctgaTGACCTTTCTATTCGCATCGCGACACGCTGACACACACCACGTGAGTGACACGCGAACGGAACCAACAATCGAGAAAGAACAGCTGAGCGTGCGCTCGCGCGACTGGAGGCGCGGAGGGGAGCAAGTGTGTGGTCGTCGTGATGAGCCTGCTAAGATGTACACAACATTTACAATTGGAAGACGAGTCTGAAGACTGATGCACGCACTACTAAACGGCACTGACGCGACCCACAtcgaagagaagagagtTGATTTTCAGCGGTATTTTCAgttgtgttttttttgttgGTTGTGTCCGACTTTAGTGTTAGTCTCTTTGGGAGAAGAAGTGGACATTGTGGATGTTGTGGATGGGAGTTTAGGGACGTTGTGAAGGGCGTTGCTTTTTTTGGATCGCATTACGTTTTTTGGTCTTATGAGGACATGCGTACGACGGGTAGATGCCTCTGCAGTGCGGATTGGTGCGGTTGAGAGGGTCCTTTTTTAGGGCTTGTTTTTGTACTTTACTCCTCTctcgaagaggaggaaatgTGTGAAGTAACTTCCTGAGGGTGTAATTCGTGCAACCATCGCACGAGGTGGTTTGCGGGTCGGTGATGCTGGCGAAGAGTACTCAGGGCGCGTAGCACTGCTGCTCTGACGGTTTTTGTCGATTAAGGGCGCTGCTGTTTGTGCTGTGGGTTTTCTCCTCCGCAGCTTCGAGTCAATGCTAACACGCTAAGTCATACTGAGCCATACGCGCCTGTTTCTGTTTAGCCGAGTGTCTGATGCATCTCGCACGCGGCTACTCTCACACATGATTTTAACCTTCGGTCTTATGTTTTTTAATGactctcttcttcgtctcGCATCTCTCCCTGGTCATTTGTTTCGGCGACACGTGCTGCACATCTGCTCACGCGTTCTTGCCGATCTATTTCTCGGCTGCCGTAcatccccccgcccccccccgcctgcCTCTCGCCATACGCCAGAAGTACCCTTCAACGAGCACACCGACAACCACAACAGCACCGCTTTCGCTCATCGCCTCCACATATCCACGCAAACAATCATTGACCGATCACCGCTACACCCATACGACTGCAGAAAAAAGGTCTATTACACAACTAGCAAGCGACACCCTCGATTCATCCTTTCTCTCACTCCAGTCACCCTTGGATACCcgtcccctctctcgtcttcctcgcAGCAAACCTAATTGCCGCCATTGGTCACGGTGCTCGGGAAAACAAGGCAGACGCTCTtactacacacacacacacacgacgcCATGACGACCGATACCCAGACTTCGCCTGCTGCCCAAGCCTTGAAGGTCAGCAACTCCACGGGGTCCCTCACTGAAGAGGGGCGtcgcgagctgcagcagcagcgcatggcTGAAAACGCGACCTTTCGCCGTATCACATCATCGAAGCATGCCCAGAATACCCTGCAGCCGGTCAACGACTTGACCAACAGCCTGAAGCCTTCAAGCTCCACAAAGTCGAACCTGCGTCTCTCCATTGGCGACCCCACCGTTGATGGCAACCTCAAGACCCCCGAGATCGTGACGAGGGCGGTGATGGAGGTGGTGAGCTCCGGTAAGTTCAACGGCTACCCCCCGACGAGCGGCACCAGCCACTTGCGCCAGGCGATCTCGACGTACTGGCGCCGCTTCTGCCAAACCAAATCTCGACAGGAGGAGTTGCAGTGGGAGAACGTAATCGTCACATCCGGTGTGTCGCAAGCCATTTTACTCGCCCTCACGGCACTGTGTGAGGTGGGCGACAACATCCTCGTCGGTGCGCCAGCGTTTTCTCACTACAAGAGCGTTTGCGATAGCTACGGCTTCGAGTGCCGCTACTATACTCTGGACCCCTCGAAGAACTGGGAGTGCGACCTCAACGAGGCGGCCGGCTTGGTGGATGACCGCACTAAGGCATTTGTTATCATCAACCCGTCCAATCCATGCGGCAGCAACTTCTCCCGTGCACACGTAAACGAGGTCATCGAATTTTGCGAGCACCGCCAAATCCCTCTCATCAGTGACGAGATCTACGCTGAGATGGTGCTGAACAACGGCATCTTCACGTCTGTCGCCGACTTCGATACGAACCTGCCGCGTCTCATCCTGGGCGGCACGGCCAAGTACCAGGTCTGCCCCGGCTGGCGTGTGGGCTGGTCTATTCTGGTTGACCCGATGAACGTTGCGGCGGACTGGAATCTCGGCATGGagcgcctcgcgcagctcatCTGTGGGGCCAACTCTATCTGCCAGGAAGCCATTGCGCGGACCTTGCTCGAATGCCCGGCATCCTACACCGCGGACATCGTCTCCCAGCTGGAAGTTGGCGCCAAGGTCTACAACCGCCTGCTTGAGCACGACATTGGCATCTCCTTCGACCCCCCGCAAGCTTCCATGTTCGTGATGCTCAAGGTGGACCTCAGCTACTTTAAGGATTTGAATTCGGACACGGAATTCTACGAGAAGCTGCTGGACGAGGAGAATGTGCAGGTGCTTCCAGGCGAGATCTTTGGTATGAGCGGATTCATCCGTTCAACGATATCCCGCCCACCGGAAGTGTTAAGTGAGGCAGTCGACCGCATCATCGAGTTCTGCGAGCGCCACAAGAAGTAAAACGGTTCTGCGCGCGTATGAACGAAAGATGCATGAATGCACCGGAGAGCATCGACCTCAAGGCAGAGAACGTAACATCCACGCCCTAGAAAGGAGCACGACGGGGAAGAAGCAAGTGCGAGTGTCCATCATATGTAGATGAATGGAGATCATAATGACGAGGgaacgaaaagggaagaaggacAAGGGCGGATAatgcgaagaggaggagaaaggcagcTTGAGTATGCACAACGTCGAATGAGGGCttatgtgggtgtgtgggtgtactCTGGCAAGTAGCGAAAGTGAGAGTAAtgtgtttttttctcttgcttgTTATTCTCATCACTCGCGTGCAAGCTGGGGAAGGAAGAAAGGAGTTGGGTATTCGTGGgaacacgcgcacgcgcataAGTGCACACTGACACACTAATACTCTATTTCGGAAAGAGTGAGCAGTGAAGAGGAGTAAAGCAGAGAAACACGCAACGAGCTTCTCCCTAtccccctcgcctccctgTTCTCATCTGAGGAGAGAAATAATAGCGGCGAACGGAGCGCCGACCTACGAAACATGCGATTTGTATTGTGCATTTTTTTCCTAGGGTACGTAGGAGACGGGTGAGGCGAAGAAAAGTAGAAGAGttggttgttgttgttttttcgTCTTCAAAAGGGCAAGAAAGCCCAGCGCAAATGTGGTTCGATGTGTGGGTACAAAATAttggagtgtgtgtgcgtggaaaGTCATCACAAAACAGCAGAAGAGTGAACACGAACTGCTGACAGGCTGCTAGTTTCTACGTAAGTTTGTTCCTGACTCCGCCCTCTTCCGTTTTggcttcccttccctccctctctctccacttctcttgtgtgtctctgcttGGCTTTGCGGAGTGTGTCTCcttgttttctttcttcaGTTTTACTTCGCCTCCTCTCACTTTCGGCGCCTGATGGTACCCTTTTATCCCTCTTTTCGCCCGCCCTCTTGCCCTTCCGCTTTTTGGTCCTCCAATCGGCTGCTCGGTTGTTCCCCCACGCGAGCGAGTCAGGCTCTTCGGCTTTCCTCAGCATCTTTCACCCGCACCCTCACACCTGTGCATCAGCCCcgttcttttcctctcctgctTGCCGTACAAAGTGTGCACTATTGGAGGTCTGCTCGCCGTGATATGGATGACGAAGTAAAGTgtgcacacacgtacacacacgcctacGTGCACAACAAGTAGACAAGAGAGGTGGGACAAAGAGATCGAGGCGCGGCGAACAAGAGGGGGagtaagggggggggggtatcaTACGCCATCGAAAGGGGGTAAAGGCGACACGCtagcacacatacacacactaAGCtacatgcacacgcacagtgcTACATATGGTGAGGGAGGTGAACCGAAAAAGATGACAGATGTGAACCATTTACCCTGATTTTTTTGCCCTTCCTCATCtttcccctccacccctaAACAGACACAGCAGCGTATGTAAGTACTCACCGATACTGACACGCATCGACGCCAGCTCCCATGTTGTTTGCCttctcacctcccccctccccttcttcctctttgctctccccACCACCCAATGTGGGTGAATTTGTGCAAcggtgaaaaaaaaaagcgcaccAACAAGAACGAAaggaacaaaaaaaaaagaaaaaaaaagaagataAAAACAAACAGAAAAACGCATTCTTCTCGGTAACGCATTACTTTCACGGTCGCACTGTTGACTCCCCATGGGTGATGGGCTTCTtttgtgcttttttttctgtttcgtTGATTCTTTCTCATCatcatcccctccccctcccccttccatacacacatacacacactctctctcttgtcctcTTTCTATTTTCAaccttttttgttttcaaAGGGGGAGTTTCGGTTCTTCTCGCTGTCACGCTAAGTCTCGATGAAAGTGTGTTTAcgtttcttttgtgtgtgcctgtgcgccaCATATGCTTGTGCTTATTCTCTTTTTATTTCATTGGCTTCGGTGTTCTCCCCcggctttttcttttctcgtTCTCCCTTTCTTCAGAATCTTCACCCCGGCTTTAACTCCCCCAGCACaccacttctctcctccttccctccctcgcaCATCCAGATCGTCTTCCCACCTCTGTCTTTATCTCCTGAGGTAGTCACGAAGCACTCCCTCACCAACAGAATGCTGGCCCTTCCCCTTCACCTCTTGGAAGCATTtgtctccctcgcctcccccacacccacacgagTACAGGTGCGTAAGCACGCCGTCGTCCTCTCTCGCGCCGCTGGAGCACTTTTGTTGTAAATTCGGTCTTTAGCGGCGGGAATGGGGAACTCATGGCGGAGAGATCGAAAACGAATTCGCTCCCCTATGCTCCTGaatggggtggtggtggtggtggtgcataTTTGTCCTTGCTCAGTAGAGGTGAAGGTGTGCAGGGCCACGTGAgtgaaaaaaagggaaggcGGAAGGCGGGCAAGAGAGGCAGGAGTTGGGAGGAGAAACAAGACACGGTGCAAAGTCCCtcatcttctctctctctctttgttgcACTTTTGCCTCTCCTTGATTGCTGTTTTTCCTcaccctcgctctccccctctttaGCGCGCTTTCCTTCTCGCCTTACCTCGAGTAccctcttcttctgttgTCCTACCTCGATCAATCTCCTTTTcttgcgccccccccccatagAGTCATGagcgaaaggggggaggaggggggaagagatgGAAGTGGAAAGGAAGCGCAAATAAAGAAAAGTGGGTggtgcggtggtgcaggagCCTGTAGACCCAACCGTTtggctcttctctctcgctgtctACTGATCGTCTTGTGttcctcgtttttttttcctggGCTTACTTCGATCAGTGATGTGgctgcttccctctcccctgtaCACAGTGAGAGTTCTCTctgcccttttttttcttttctcacGAAaacaggggagagagagagcagaaaacTAAAACGCCCCATCCCTGTTCGCCTCGCATCACCATCATTCACTTCAGTATTGCTCACGCAGATGCCTACGTCGACAGAACGGTGACGAGGAAGTGGCCCTTACTTCTTTGATTTCGATCTTACTCTCAACTCGGATAATGCCGATCACTGCAGTGCGTCCTTTCTCAGGGTCCAGAGCCCTCACTCGGTTCGGAGAAGTCAAGCATCCCGCCCTCGAGCATGGCTGTGGACTATTGGGGTCAACAAAGAGGCTTtggctggcgctgtgccgaaGTTACTGGCGATCACAATCACACTTGTAGCACTTCTATGGAGGGTGAAGTGTCAGTGGGATTCGGACTCATCCCACCCGGCCCCcgctgcctactggtgtggggagccggtgccaccccgagggatgcaccaggtgacGACCTTCGAGGCggagggtgtgtgggtggagcTTGAGGACAAGGGCCGCGCTCAGTTCACGGAGTCGGCGTGCTGAGGTAAGGCGTGTgtctagcgctgcttcgcgctGTGCGGTGGGCCCGTGACAGGCCGTGGGGTGGAGTGGGGTTTGAACACCTGCTGTGTGGCAGAGAACGGATGCATTAAAACATGCCCTGTACACATAAAGgtgaaaaaaagagaactCAGTGACTTCTTCAAGGGCAAGGCCTTCAGATGGTGTATCATGAACTAGAagctccccctttctttttctttcgcaCCTTGTGTTGCAccgttctcctcctcccccaacaTCTCCCTGTGCATCCATGTTACGCGTTAGCACCACGACTCCCAAGTCCTCTTCAGGAGAGGGGATCACCTGCCTGAGCCTCATGTATGCGATTTCTCTCAGTAcacttttttcttttccgaGGTGTTCGATGTAGCCTTGAGCAGGCAACACATGTGATGACGAGAGGAGTTGGCAGTTGCTGAAAGAGGATTAAACAGAAGAAGCAAAGACTACATGGAAGCCGGTATAAGGAAAGGATGTGACGCTCTGAAGAACTTCAAACGAGCCAGcaagcgaaggaaaaaaagggggcgagTCATTCGTTCCCTTATTCACTCCCTTTTTACCCTTGGTTACCCTTCTCCGTGTGTTTTTACTCATTGCTCTCCGCATCTTGGTCGGCACCGTCTCCCCTCTGTTCTGCTGCCGTGCCACTTTTCATCCCCTTTACTCCCTCATTCCTGcccgtctctccctctgtcgATACCCtcaggcacacacaaacgaaaaggaaaacgagaaggcaggggggggggggggggggcaacgaAACGGTGGCGAGTCGAGTCGGGAAATAAAAAGGAAAAGTGCAACAAAGTGATGACGATGCCGAAGCCATGACAAtaggcgagagagagagagagagaggcggccgCAGTTTGAAGAGGAAATTGCAGTGCGTGGGTATTTTATTCTTCTTCAAACAAAGCAGGTGGTGAGTATGGTGCTGATAACAACGACGaagtcttttttttttttcggggggagggaggaggaggagggagccttttttttttctcctccaccccccatTCACCActccttccctttctgcACTTATgtgttgcctctctctctctctctctctctctctgatgtAGAAAATTCAACCCGAAGAAAGTACAGCCCGTAAGCAGCAATCCGCAGGGCGAACGCAAGAGTCGTCTCTGAAGTGACACCCACGAACGCGCACAGAGATGGAAAAGCAGAAGacgagaaagggaaagaaaaaaaagttCAACATAAAAAGTCATGGAACACGCCGACAAGTATTgacgaggagaagaaaatgtGGCCTCCTTTGATCCCTGGCAAAGCGACACATTATataacacacacagagagagaaaaaaaaaaaaaagaaaaaaaacacaaagcGGAATcggggggaaagaggggaaaaaagcgaAAAATACGCGCCGTACTACTGTAGCCGGGTGGCCGTGCAGCGACCCAAAATGGATTTAAGGGCACCTGGGTAATCTCACCGATATAGTCTcatcatttttttttttggtttgctttctctctttctcctgaatttttctttgcttctctaCGTAATGATTCAAATTGACTACTTTCCAGTCTTTTATGGCGAAGGCATGCCTCTGGGCAGTAAATGCTGATGACTAACTCTACCGCTTACCTCCTCTGCTCCTtaccctcttctcccctccttcctaAGCCAGTCACTGAGAGTCCACTAGTCCTTACTggagaacgaaaaaaaaaaaaataggtACGTGCAAATCCTCTATACCGGCTTCTACTCGACATCATCTCACaccacccttctctctcacgctcTAGGAACTAGGCCAGAGCAATTTCCTGCATGCGGCTGTGGTCTTCATGGTacaaagaggagggagggaggagccGCTTCCGTTGAATTACGATGGACTAATCACGgaaacgcagcagcgcatggaTTTTGGGGGGTATGGCCAAGACTCGCGCGGCTTCGCTCTCGCAGAGCCCAACCACAATTGCATCGGCCATCGATCAGGCCCGAATAGACTTTGcagacggcggcgaaggcgagGCTTCCTACGCATGCGGAGGCTCTGACTCCGGATGATGCCACCATCGCGTTGCTGAGGAGAAGGGTACGGATGTCCGAGGTGTACAACCCCCACCTCGAGATGGCTCTCAACAGATTCACGGAAGCGACCCGTGTTCGTTGccaggagaagaagaggttGTTGACTTGGGACGAGTCGTGGCAGGTCTGGGAAGGCATGGATTATGTCGCCTGAGGAGCTTCATCGAGATATTACACAGAGGAGGATCGACAGGTACTCTTCTCAGTCGCTTCCTCCGCGTTCGGTGAGCTGACTGCAGGCAAGTTGCCGCAGCACGAAGGGCAAAGCCTTCGCCAACACATCCTCCTCCAGGTGTCACCAACGGTCGGGTGGAAACGAGCACCGCATTCCGCGGTGCAAGCCACCGCGGCCCCTTCGGTGGTGAACAGCCCCCAGCCCCAATCCTTCGACACCATACTCACCGTGGCCACAGGGAGtgggaaaaagaaagacgAGAGGTTGTTCTCACGCCGTACTCCCTCCCATAATGAGAAACAGTTCAGCGCGGTACGCGTACTCGGTACACGGCATGATGAGAGGAGCGGTCCTTCACCTCCTGGAGATCCTGTAAAGGACAGGCCCGCTGCTGGACATGACAACGCTGCTCGATAGGCACTCGCTGCAGTTTGCGTTACTTGATGACCCCCACAGCACGCTACGCCAGGGAGCAGCTACGGGTGGCGCGCCATCTGGGGACCGACTCGTTGGCGTGCCGCTTCTGTAAGAGACGAGGAGTGGACTGCGGCCTCAGAGCACGAGCCACTACAGCTGCGGCTCTTCAGCCGGAGCAACATGCGACGGCGAGCACGTTAGTATcacccatgtgatgggccGAGTGTCAGTGGGATTCGGACTCATCCCACCCGGCCCCcgctgcctactggtgtggggagccggtgccaccccgagggatgcaccaggtgacGACCTTCGAGGCggagggtgtgtgggtggagcTTGAGGACAAGGGCCGCGCTCAGTTCACGGAGTCGGCGTGCTGGTGTAAGGCGTGTgtctagcgctgcttcgcgctGTGCGGTGGGCCCGTGACAGGCCGTGGGGTGGAGTGGGGTTTGAACACCTGCTGTGTGGCAGAGAACGGATGCGTTGGAAGGACAAAAATGATTATCCCCTTCTCGTGTCGCCTTTTACCGCTTGGTGTGTTGTCTCGCTTTCGCTGTGTGATTCTTCTCTTGGGTTTACCCCTGTTTCCTTGATAGTGCGTGtatgtcgctgctgctgcctttaCGACCACAAAGGGGACACGACACTTCAGCCTTTTCCATCTCTGCTATGGCCTTCTCTCTGGCTGTCGCTCTGCATCGAGAGGGACACCCGCATCGTTGTGGGTGTTTGTCGACTTACGTTgcacgaagaggaggcgcgcatgtgcacacacgcacaggagCACGTCACCTCTGCGCTTTTCGTACGTGCGCCCTCTCCTTACTTGTTCACCTGCCACGTCGCTCGTCTCCCTGCATGCCTACCACCCTTCTCCGCAGCAAAGCCCGTCCATACTACACACGACTCTGCGCGctcgccaccactgctgctatCGCTTGCTCGCAAGCGACTTCAAGCTCCATCAGACATGAGCACCATTGCGCCAACACGCGGACAAAAACCCAAGCACTCACGCCGTCAACTATGAGATGTGGATATGTATGAgtgc belongs to Leishmania braziliensis MHOM/BR/75/M2904 complete genome, chromosome 36 and includes:
- the TAT gene encoding tyrosine aminotransferase; its protein translation is MTTDTQTSPAAQALKVSNSTGSLTEEGRRELQQQRMAENATFRRITSSKHAQNTLQPVNDLTNSLKPSSSTKSNLRLSIGDPTVDGNLKTPEIVTRAVMEVVSSGKFNGYPPTSGTSHLRQAISTYWRRFCQTKSRQEELQWENVIVTSGVSQAILLALTALCEVGDNILVGAPAFSHYKSVCDSYGFECRYYTLDPSKNWECDLNEAAGLVDDRTKAFVIINPSNPCGSNFSRAHVNEVIEFCEHRQIPLISDEIYAEMVLNNGIFTSVADFDTNLPRLILGGTAKYQVCPGWRVGWSILVDPMNVAADWNLGMERLAQLICGANSICQEAIARTLLECPASYTADIVSQLEVGAKVYNRLLEHDIGISFDPPQASMFVMLKVDLSYFKDLNSDTEFYEKLLDEENVQVLPGEIFGMSGFIRSTISRPPEVLSEAVDRIIEFCERHKK